Proteins encoded within one genomic window of Bacteroides sedimenti:
- a CDS encoding deoxycytidylate deaminase, which yields MNAIDLKQEKLDKRYIRMATIWAENSYCNRRQVGALIVKEKMIISDGYNGTPSGFENVCEDEHNITKPYVLHAEANAITKIARSNNSSDGATLYVTAAPCIECAKLIIQAGIKRVVYSERYRLEDGINLLKRANIEVVYIDMNEEKQI from the coding sequence ATGAATGCGATAGATTTAAAACAAGAAAAACTGGATAAACGTTACATACGCATGGCTACTATCTGGGCAGAAAATTCATATTGTAACCGGCGACAGGTTGGAGCATTAATTGTAAAAGAGAAAATGATTATTTCTGATGGGTATAACGGGACACCATCTGGATTCGAGAATGTCTGTGAAGACGAGCACAACATAACCAAACCATATGTCTTACATGCTGAAGCTAATGCAATCACAAAAATTGCACGCTCAAACAATAGCAGCGATGGAGCAACATTGTATGTAACCGCCGCTCCTTGCATTGAATGTGCCAAACTAATTATCCAAGCTGGAATCAAACGAGTAGTTTATTCTGAGAGGTATCGTCTGGAGGATGGAATCAATTTATTAAAACGAGCCAATATTGAGGTTGTTTATATAGACATGAACGAAGAGAAGCAAATATAA